A genomic stretch from Fodinibius salinus includes:
- the uvrA gene encoding excinuclease ABC subunit UvrA: MSDTKTATKEQPASTKDRPIIVKGARVHNLKDIDVEIPRNEMTVITGVSGSGKSSLAFDTIYAEGQRRYVESLSSYARQFLDRMDKPDVDYMQGISPAMAIQQKAASSNPRSTVGTTTEIYDYMRLLYARIGHTISPKSGRRVKKDSTKTAIEELHRQHDEGTKFYVLFDIPEHEEKKLDDELRVLKEKGYPRLLHIEDEQVLDLTSEDIDADDINAEEYRVLVDRLILGKDDETHTRIAGSLETAFQEGSGRCSVKIRDGEELNFSERFEMDGIEFSEPTPQMFSFNNPYGACDKCEGFGKVSGIDEDLVIPEPDKTIREGAIAAFSGEKFSKHLRDLIKVAARYSLSIDTPYQELSEETKEILWNGKDEYTGIRPFFEDVKSQSYKVHMRVFYSRYRGYSRCPDCKGFRVRPDALHVKINDKHIGEVAEMTIGHAREFFEDLQLSEFEKEVAEQVLFEIRKRLKYLDEVGLQYLTLNRLAKTLSGGESQRISLANSLGSSLIGSLYVLDEPTIGLHPRDNDRLINILKSLRNIGNTVLVVEHDPEMIKAADNIIDIGPFAGVHGGEVVYSGTYDNLLEANTLTGKYVSGRKEIPVPDERREGNGKSIVLEGAMENNLKDLTVEFPLGKLICVTGVSGSGKSSMVHDTLYGAVENEFGSYKDEIGYHRKINGLHNIDSVEMVDQSPIGRSSRSNPATYTKAFDGIRDLFANTRQSKIMGYEPGHFSFNVPGGRCENCKGEGIQTIEMQFMADIELTCEECGGKRYRKDVLQVEYRGKNIHDVLNMSVSEAIDFFVDEERITNKLQTLDDVGLGYVKLGQSAPTLSGGEAQRVKLAKFLSKSSGNHTLYFFDEPTTGLHYEDINKLLDSFNELVNNGHTVIIIEHNLDVIKSADHIIDLGPEGGFAGGKIVATGTPEELVEVEESHTGQYLKKVLK; this comes from the coding sequence ATGTCAGATACTAAAACAGCTACCAAAGAACAGCCTGCATCTACGAAAGATCGTCCTATTATTGTTAAGGGGGCGCGGGTGCACAATCTCAAAGATATTGACGTTGAAATTCCCCGTAATGAAATGACTGTTATTACAGGCGTTTCGGGATCGGGTAAGTCGAGCTTGGCTTTTGACACTATTTATGCCGAGGGACAACGCCGCTATGTGGAAAGCCTTTCTAGCTATGCGCGGCAGTTCCTGGATCGTATGGACAAGCCTGATGTTGATTATATGCAGGGCATTTCACCGGCTATGGCTATCCAGCAAAAAGCGGCCTCTTCGAATCCTCGTTCAACAGTAGGTACTACCACAGAAATTTATGACTACATGCGGCTGCTGTATGCTCGCATCGGTCATACCATTTCACCTAAATCAGGGCGACGTGTTAAGAAAGACAGTACCAAAACGGCCATTGAAGAACTGCATCGGCAACACGATGAGGGCACAAAGTTTTATGTGCTTTTTGACATTCCCGAACATGAAGAAAAGAAGCTGGATGATGAACTACGCGTACTAAAAGAAAAAGGTTATCCCCGACTATTACATATCGAAGATGAACAGGTTTTAGATTTAACGTCCGAAGATATTGATGCTGATGATATCAATGCCGAAGAATATCGCGTGTTGGTTGATCGACTTATTTTAGGGAAGGATGATGAAACACACACCCGCATTGCAGGATCGCTGGAAACCGCTTTCCAAGAAGGAAGTGGACGATGCTCGGTAAAAATTCGCGACGGGGAAGAGCTTAATTTCAGTGAGCGCTTCGAAATGGATGGCATCGAGTTTAGCGAACCCACGCCACAGATGTTTTCTTTTAATAACCCCTACGGAGCTTGCGACAAATGTGAAGGGTTTGGCAAGGTATCAGGCATTGACGAAGATTTGGTAATTCCCGAACCGGACAAAACCATTCGCGAAGGAGCTATTGCCGCCTTTTCTGGTGAGAAATTTAGTAAACACCTGCGCGACCTCATTAAAGTAGCCGCACGCTACAGTCTAAGCATAGACACGCCTTACCAAGAACTATCGGAAGAAACTAAAGAAATACTATGGAACGGCAAGGATGAATACACCGGCATTCGACCTTTTTTCGAGGACGTAAAAAGCCAGTCTTACAAGGTGCACATGCGGGTCTTCTATTCGCGATATCGCGGTTACAGTCGCTGCCCTGATTGCAAAGGCTTTCGCGTTCGACCGGATGCCCTACACGTCAAAATTAATGACAAGCATATTGGCGAAGTAGCAGAAATGACGATAGGCCATGCCCGGGAGTTTTTTGAAGATTTACAGCTTAGCGAATTCGAAAAAGAAGTAGCCGAACAGGTGTTATTTGAGATCCGCAAGCGGCTCAAGTACCTGGATGAAGTAGGGCTACAATATCTTACGCTCAACCGATTAGCTAAAACGCTGAGTGGCGGAGAATCACAACGCATTAGCCTGGCCAACTCGCTGGGCAGTTCGCTCATCGGCAGTTTATATGTGCTTGATGAACCTACCATAGGCCTACATCCTCGTGACAACGATCGGCTTATTAATATTCTCAAATCTTTAAGGAACATTGGGAATACGGTACTTGTCGTAGAACATGATCCCGAAATGATTAAGGCTGCCGACAATATCATTGATATTGGTCCCTTCGCAGGTGTTCACGGCGGTGAGGTAGTATATAGCGGGACCTATGATAATTTGCTGGAAGCCAACACGTTAACCGGCAAGTATGTAAGCGGTCGTAAGGAAATCCCTGTGCCTGATGAACGTCGTGAAGGCAATGGGAAATCCATTGTACTGGAAGGGGCTATGGAAAATAACCTCAAAGACCTTACGGTAGAATTTCCACTTGGTAAATTAATCTGTGTGACTGGTGTTAGCGGTTCGGGTAAATCCAGCATGGTACACGATACGCTGTACGGCGCAGTAGAGAATGAATTTGGGTCCTATAAAGATGAGATTGGCTATCACCGAAAAATAAACGGATTACATAACATCGACTCTGTGGAGATGGTTGATCAGTCTCCTATCGGTCGATCATCGCGATCAAATCCCGCAACTTATACCAAAGCATTTGACGGAATCCGCGATCTCTTTGCCAATACCCGGCAGTCAAAAATTATGGGTTACGAACCGGGTCATTTCTCTTTTAATGTTCCCGGCGGACGCTGTGAAAACTGCAAAGGTGAAGGCATTCAGACAATAGAAATGCAGTTTATGGCTGATATTGAACTGACCTGTGAAGAGTGCGGGGGCAAACGCTACCGCAAAGATGTTCTACAAGTGGAGTATCGCGGAAAAAATATTCACGATGTGTTGAATATGTCAGTATCCGAAGCTATCGATTTCTTTGTAGATGAAGAACGTATCACCAACAAACTGCAAACACTGGATGATGTGGGACTTGGTTACGTAAAATTGGGACAAAGCGCACCAACACTTTCCGGCGGTGAGGCTCAACGGGTAAAACTGGCCAAATTTCTAAGCAAATCCTCCGGCAACCACACGCTCTATTTCTTTGATGAACCAACCACCGGCCTCCATTACGAGGATATTAATAAACTACTCGACTCATTCAACGAACTCGTCAATAACGGTCATACAGTTATCATCATCGAACACAATTTGGATGTCATAAAAAGTGCCGACCATATCATCGATCTGGGGCCCGAAGGCGGCTTTGCGGGCGGAAAAATTGTAGCCACCGGTACGCCCGAAGAGTTAGTGGAAGTAGAAGAAAGCCACACCGGGCAGTATTTGAAGAAAGTCCTGAAATAA
- a CDS encoding sterol desaturase family protein, with translation MKEEIKNEGQGTIFENSFLEPLTKAPPYVSATIYILAVLALLFVGYRMEVVANVWSGAAIFVGAVFFWTFFEYFAHRYLFHIDEYFPESELAHKAAYTFHGIHHEYPRDTDRVIMPPVPGMIILGILYGIFLLVLGNYTYVFMPGFVTGYLIYTRIHYKTHITPVPSYLKSNYRHHALHHYKYPEKAFGISTKLWDRVFGTMPPKDKHGVR, from the coding sequence ATGAAAGAAGAAATTAAAAACGAAGGTCAAGGCACGATATTTGAGAATTCTTTTCTTGAACCGCTAACCAAGGCACCGCCCTACGTTTCGGCTACTATTTATATTCTTGCAGTTCTAGCATTGCTATTTGTGGGGTATAGAATGGAAGTGGTTGCAAACGTTTGGTCGGGCGCAGCTATTTTTGTAGGAGCTGTATTCTTTTGGACGTTCTTTGAGTATTTTGCGCACCGCTATTTATTCCATATTGACGAATATTTTCCTGAATCCGAGCTTGCCCATAAAGCAGCATATACCTTTCACGGTATCCATCACGAATATCCTCGTGATACTGACCGCGTTATTATGCCTCCTGTTCCTGGGATGATAATTCTCGGTATTCTCTATGGTATATTTCTTCTTGTTTTGGGCAATTATACCTATGTATTTATGCCGGGCTTTGTAACAGGGTATCTTATTTACACACGTATCCATTACAAAACACATATTACACCGGTACCTTCCTACCTGAAATCAAATTACCGACACCACGCTCTACATCATTACAAGTATCCCGAAAAAGCATTTGGTATTTCTACCAAGCTGTGGGATCGCGTATTTGGTACTATGCCCCCTAAAGACAAACACGGCGTACGGTAA
- a CDS encoding aminotransferase class I/II-fold pyridoxal phosphate-dependent enzyme → MDLFDKLEGRPSPLGEFTSEGYGYYTYPKLEGPLGPVMKFNGDDVVVWSINDYLGVGSNEEVKEYDAEIAQDYSLSSPMGARLMTGNTSEHEKLEEELADFVHKDDAFLLNYGYQGIMSVIHALVDRNDVLIYDELSHACIVDGKQLAMSEKYVFQHNDIESFKKQLKRAHRKKKDNGAVLVVTEGAFGMTGDLGILDEMIALKEEYPFRLLVDDAHGVGTMGEDGSGTGTHLGCQDGIDLHFGTFAKAFAIIGAFVATDDERVVEFLKANVRSQVFAKSVPMPIVKSVRKRLKMIQDNPQWREKLWENTNMLRSGLRDMGYNVLPAECPVTPVLTKGSTDLCQLIMRKLREEHGVFVSGVAYPVVPKGTVLIRLIPTAAHNEQHIEQTLEGFDAIKEVVFEEAKKHEKMTA, encoded by the coding sequence ATGGATTTATTTGACAAGCTAGAGGGTCGTCCCAGCCCGCTGGGAGAGTTCACCTCTGAGGGGTATGGCTATTATACATATCCCAAACTCGAAGGCCCCTTAGGCCCCGTCATGAAATTTAATGGTGATGATGTGGTCGTTTGGAGTATTAATGACTATCTCGGGGTTGGAAGCAATGAAGAGGTCAAAGAATATGATGCGGAGATCGCCCAAGACTATAGCCTTAGTAGTCCAATGGGAGCTCGGCTGATGACGGGAAATACATCAGAGCATGAGAAGCTGGAAGAAGAATTAGCAGACTTTGTACATAAAGATGATGCTTTCCTTCTCAATTACGGTTATCAGGGAATTATGAGTGTCATCCATGCACTGGTAGATCGTAATGATGTTCTTATTTATGATGAGTTGAGTCATGCTTGTATTGTGGATGGTAAACAGCTAGCAATGTCCGAAAAGTATGTGTTTCAACATAATGACATTGAAAGTTTCAAAAAGCAGTTGAAGCGTGCTCACCGAAAGAAAAAAGATAATGGTGCTGTCTTAGTTGTTACTGAAGGTGCTTTTGGAATGACCGGTGACCTCGGCATTCTTGATGAAATGATCGCACTCAAAGAAGAATATCCATTCCGTCTGCTTGTTGATGATGCGCACGGTGTAGGAACCATGGGTGAAGACGGTTCAGGAACTGGAACACATTTAGGATGCCAGGATGGTATTGATCTTCATTTCGGAACGTTTGCTAAAGCGTTTGCAATTATCGGAGCATTTGTTGCAACAGATGATGAACGTGTAGTCGAATTTTTGAAAGCGAATGTACGCAGCCAGGTTTTTGCTAAGTCGGTACCTATGCCGATTGTAAAGTCAGTGCGTAAGCGGCTGAAGATGATTCAGGATAATCCCCAGTGGAGAGAAAAGCTTTGGGAAAACACTAATATGTTACGCAGTGGCCTACGAGATATGGGATATAATGTACTCCCCGCAGAATGCCCGGTGACGCCCGTTCTTACAAAAGGCAGTACTGATCTTTGCCAGCTTATTATGCGCAAGCTGCGTGAAGAGCATGGCGTGTTTGTAAGTGGTGTAGCTTATCCGGTAGTGCCTAAGGGTACGGTATTAATTCGCCTGATCCCAACTGCTGCTCACAACGAACAGCATATCGAGCAAACACTGGAAGGTTTTGATGCTATTAAAGAGGTTGTCTTTGAAGAGGCAAAAAAGCATGAAAAAATGACGGCCTGA
- a CDS encoding CPBP family intramembrane glutamic endopeptidase: MKPKKKFWPLFLEALILFMGIPMLFYWDLIPLPKILVLILAAAYCGFQLWRDPDFGFGMLVKTKPKSISKSFLIRFPLVAITLVAITAVAQPDQFLAFPSNRPFVWMVVMLLYPLLSALPQEFIFRSFFFHRYAHLIKVKYGTILASAAAFSFLHIIYDNWWAVALSFIGGLLFGLTYKRTKSLYWVTVEHAIYGCLVFTLGMGNYFYEAF; this comes from the coding sequence ATGAAACCCAAAAAGAAATTTTGGCCCTTGTTCCTGGAGGCACTGATATTGTTTATGGGGATTCCTATGCTGTTTTATTGGGATCTGATCCCACTGCCCAAAATACTGGTACTGATTTTAGCGGCAGCTTATTGTGGGTTTCAGCTATGGCGTGACCCTGATTTTGGCTTTGGGATGCTGGTAAAAACAAAGCCCAAAAGTATCAGCAAGAGTTTTCTTATACGCTTCCCATTGGTGGCAATTACCCTTGTTGCTATTACCGCTGTGGCACAGCCGGATCAGTTTTTGGCATTTCCGAGCAACCGTCCTTTTGTATGGATGGTGGTGATGTTGCTGTATCCGTTGCTGTCAGCCCTGCCGCAGGAATTCATTTTCAGGAGCTTTTTCTTCCACCGCTATGCCCATTTGATAAAGGTAAAGTACGGGACAATCCTGGCCAGTGCGGCAGCATTTTCCTTTCTACATATAATCTACGACAACTGGTGGGCAGTCGCACTAAGTTTTATCGGGGGATTATTATTTGGTCTTACGTACAAACGTACAAAGTCACTGTACTGGGTAACAGTAGAACACGCTATTTACGGTTGCCTAGTGTTTACGTTGGGAATGGGAAATTACTTTTACGAGGCGTTTTGA
- a CDS encoding VOC family protein produces MSKIISGIQQIGIGTPNEKQAFDWYREHLGMDICVFQDAAEADLMTGYTGDEVHSRSATLAINLQGGGGLEVWQYTSKDTEPPSFDVTLGDLGIFCTRVKCKDIQATYDFLQSSEANVLTDIVTDPNGEPTFFIKDPHGLVFQMVTGNSWFSNGKHHSGGIAGCMIGVSDIERSLELYKDILEYDHIEYDERGVFNDLQAFDGGNQEMRRVLLSHSQPRKGSFSQLLGPTKIELVQTYDREPRQIFGDRYWGDLGFIHLCFDVTGMDQLKKECKDRGFEFTVDSKESFDMGDTAGRFSYIEDPDGTLIEFVETHKLPIWETIGWYMDLKNKPPEKPIPKWMLQFLRLSRVR; encoded by the coding sequence ATGAGCAAAATAATTAGTGGCATTCAACAAATTGGGATAGGCACACCCAATGAAAAACAGGCCTTTGACTGGTACAGAGAACATTTGGGGATGGATATCTGCGTATTCCAGGACGCTGCCGAAGCCGATTTAATGACTGGCTATACTGGCGATGAAGTACACAGTCGTTCGGCCACTCTTGCAATCAATCTGCAGGGCGGCGGCGGGCTTGAGGTTTGGCAATATACCAGCAAAGATACTGAACCCCCCTCTTTTGATGTGACTCTGGGTGATCTGGGAATTTTCTGCACGCGTGTAAAATGCAAAGACATTCAGGCAACCTATGATTTTTTACAATCAAGCGAAGCTAATGTCTTAACTGATATCGTAACTGATCCCAATGGGGAACCTACTTTTTTTATTAAAGATCCTCATGGATTAGTGTTTCAAATGGTTACCGGCAATTCTTGGTTTTCGAATGGCAAACACCATTCAGGTGGCATTGCCGGATGTATGATTGGCGTTTCAGACATAGAACGATCGCTCGAACTCTACAAAGATATTCTTGAATATGATCATATTGAGTATGATGAACGGGGTGTCTTTAACGACCTGCAAGCTTTTGACGGCGGTAACCAAGAAATGCGACGTGTTTTATTGAGCCACAGCCAACCGCGCAAAGGTTCCTTTAGTCAGCTTCTAGGTCCTACTAAAATTGAGCTGGTACAAACTTATGACCGAGAACCACGGCAGATTTTTGGAGACCGGTACTGGGGTGATCTCGGCTTTATTCACCTTTGCTTTGATGTTACAGGTATGGATCAACTTAAAAAAGAATGCAAAGATCGGGGTTTCGAGTTTACCGTTGACAGCAAGGAATCATTTGACATGGGCGATACTGCCGGCCGGTTCAGCTATATCGAAGATCCCGACGGTACGCTCATCGAGTTTGTCGAAACACACAAACTGCCCATCTGGGAAACGATAGGTTGGTACATGGACCTTAAAAACAAACCGCCAGAGAAACCTATCCCAAAATGGATGCTACAATTTTTACGGCTTAGCCGCGTGCGTTAA
- a CDS encoding 1-acyl-sn-glycerol-3-phosphate acyltransferase: MDTNIRGWTFTHWWVRPVVKVWFGLYHQSVSYSGQDHINWDHPIIFAPNHQNAFSDALCLILPTSYTNNRFIYPLIRADAFGNNAALDWVLTTFHMMPVYRPRDRVNIKEKNDAVFQGCYDVLSQKRNLLIHPEGNCIAEKRVRPFKKGIARIALGAEQQYDFNLNLDIIPTGINYRDITEPRKGIHVQFGEPLSVANYQKQYNEHRPSALSQLTGDIQKGVEQLTVNIQDRQHYEFLNHIMTVARSAHVDFAGRSHYSKEEVVQNKAIAHFTDDNPNTITELKNYWRSLSELLDKYKLSFGLPLVVDQSVGRLVLEGFSLFLLFPLAIVGEVAGLLPWMGMQKIASAIDEEQFKSSARMVSGLLLFPANYLLEAVFVWWLSESWEWTLLCLIGLPLVSWLSLNFWERAKRWRQKVRLMLLEDQKKEKLNTMLNKLRSLLKLD, translated from the coding sequence ATGGATACCAATATCCGGGGATGGACATTTACCCACTGGTGGGTTCGTCCCGTAGTAAAAGTGTGGTTCGGACTGTATCACCAGTCCGTTTCTTATTCCGGTCAAGACCACATCAACTGGGATCATCCTATTATTTTTGCGCCGAATCATCAAAATGCCTTTTCGGACGCGCTGTGCCTTATTTTGCCCACCAGTTACACCAATAACCGGTTCATCTACCCGCTCATTCGCGCTGATGCTTTCGGGAATAACGCTGCCCTCGACTGGGTGTTAACAACTTTTCATATGATGCCCGTGTATCGGCCTCGAGATCGGGTAAATATCAAAGAAAAAAATGATGCAGTGTTTCAGGGCTGCTATGATGTACTTTCACAAAAACGGAACTTGCTAATACATCCCGAGGGGAATTGTATAGCTGAAAAACGAGTGCGCCCATTTAAAAAAGGGATTGCACGTATTGCACTTGGAGCTGAACAACAGTACGATTTTAATCTTAACCTGGATATTATACCGACAGGTATCAACTATCGTGATATCACCGAGCCGCGAAAGGGTATTCATGTTCAGTTTGGCGAACCACTGTCAGTAGCGAATTATCAAAAGCAGTATAACGAGCATCGTCCCTCAGCTCTTTCACAGCTTACTGGGGATATACAAAAAGGGGTAGAACAGTTAACGGTAAATATCCAAGACCGGCAGCACTATGAGTTTCTGAATCATATTATGACTGTTGCCAGGTCTGCCCATGTGGATTTTGCCGGCCGAAGCCATTATTCCAAAGAGGAGGTAGTACAAAATAAGGCTATTGCCCATTTTACTGATGATAATCCTAATACCATTACGGAGTTAAAAAACTATTGGCGCTCACTTTCTGAGTTGTTGGATAAATATAAGTTGTCTTTCGGTTTGCCACTAGTGGTTGATCAGTCGGTGGGGAGGCTCGTTCTTGAAGGGTTTAGTCTGTTTTTGCTGTTTCCATTGGCAATAGTTGGAGAAGTCGCCGGGCTCTTACCCTGGATGGGAATGCAGAAAATAGCCAGTGCTATCGATGAGGAACAGTTTAAAAGCTCGGCACGTATGGTATCGGGATTATTATTGTTTCCTGCCAACTATTTGCTGGAAGCTGTGTTCGTATGGTGGCTGTCCGAAAGCTGGGAGTGGACCCTTCTTTGCCTTATTGGCCTGCCATTGGTGAGTTGGTTAAGCCTGAACTTTTGGGAACGGGCCAAACGATGGAGGCAAAAAGTGCGACTTATGCTGCTGGAAGACCAAAAAAAGGAAAAGCTCAACACTATGCTCAATAAGCTTCGATCACTGCTTAAGCTCGACTGA
- a CDS encoding sulfotransferase family protein: MDSKKHPIRNLTSQLKKHGAFSVNNIPRITAFYAKLAIQEPFRIIEKVNHHNDIKDYTLEHDPIFIIGHWRSGTSFLQYLLGQDPQFGYLNKFQAVFPDVFLQSEDFLKSMVERIPDTLNLVQDAQNMSINLEMDSPSEIEIALTTMISPTSLHWGHIFPQDAWEYFNKYLFFDTATDNEIKKWKRDYAHLISKVAMKNDKKQILIKSPGNACRLPQLLDMYPNAKFIFIHRNPYDVFYSSQKLWNTLIDNLALQPFTQQEIETEIMKVYKKLMGMYIEQRSEIPDEQLAEIRFENFVSDPVAELASVYKKLSIPAFEKAKPHFEAFLSHKTEGKSSNYDYEPHIVNKLNELWGFAFEEWEYPVISNKNKTSKVT, encoded by the coding sequence ATGGATTCCAAGAAGCACCCCATCAGAAATTTAACTTCACAACTCAAAAAACACGGGGCTTTTTCGGTTAATAACATTCCCCGAATTACCGCTTTTTATGCAAAGTTGGCAATTCAGGAACCCTTTAGAATTATTGAAAAGGTAAATCATCACAACGACATTAAAGATTATACTCTGGAGCATGATCCCATCTTTATAATTGGACACTGGCGAAGCGGTACCAGCTTTCTACAGTACTTGCTGGGTCAAGATCCACAATTCGGATATCTCAATAAGTTTCAGGCTGTTTTTCCGGATGTATTTTTACAGTCCGAAGACTTCTTAAAATCGATGGTTGAACGCATCCCTGATACGCTCAACCTGGTACAGGATGCCCAAAATATGTCAATCAACTTGGAGATGGACAGTCCCAGTGAAATAGAAATTGCCTTAACCACAATGATATCACCCACTAGCCTGCACTGGGGACATATATTCCCACAAGATGCATGGGAATATTTTAATAAATACTTGTTTTTTGACACTGCTACAGACAATGAAATAAAAAAGTGGAAACGCGATTATGCCCATCTAATTAGCAAGGTTGCAATGAAAAACGACAAGAAGCAAATACTCATCAAAAGCCCGGGCAATGCCTGCCGTCTTCCCCAGCTTCTTGACATGTATCCCAATGCTAAGTTTATTTTTATCCATCGCAACCCCTATGATGTATTTTACTCGAGCCAAAAGCTTTGGAATACGCTCATTGACAATCTGGCGCTGCAACCATTTACCCAACAAGAGATTGAAACCGAAATTATGAAGGTCTATAAAAAACTGATGGGTATGTACATTGAACAACGATCAGAAATACCTGACGAACAACTAGCAGAAATACGATTCGAAAACTTCGTTTCTGATCCAGTTGCTGAGCTAGCATCAGTATATAAGAAACTGTCAATTCCAGCTTTTGAAAAGGCTAAACCTCATTTTGAGGCCTTTTTATCTCATAAAACGGAAGGGAAGTCCAGCAACTACGATTATGAACCGCATATTGTTAATAAACTTAATGAGCTGTGGGGTTTTGCCTTTGAGGAGTGGGAATATCCCGTAATAAGCAATAAAAATAAGACTTCGAAAGTTACATAG
- a CDS encoding MFS transporter produces the protein MSNSQKKWALAATIIASSMGFVNGSVVNVALPAIQVALDATVADMQWVISAYAFILGTLILTGGSAGDYYGRKRMFGLGIVIFLFSTVWCGLAPNVQQLIFGRGGQAVGGAFMIPGSLAIITDIYEEGQRGKAIGTWSAATALSTAAGPLLGGLLVDYLSWRFIFFISVPMALSALAILYWRIPKGDTTQKSDTPDFSGALLATVGIGMICYGLINGSERGITDIVVLINILGGLMVMGGFIWNEKRVKNPMVPLSLFSSTTFTGANLVTLFLYFALGGVFFLMPFNLIHAQGYSATAAGAAFIPFPLLVGGLSRWSGGLIVRYGARPLLIVGPALTSIGFLLLGYYGVESSYWTNFLPGFTFMGLGIAISFAPLQTTVMSSVEQSVAGTASGVNKAISRLSGMLAVALLGALAIHIFGNDILEWMQQNNVSAEIQQQMLSEKASLAKAKIPGQASGQVKEGLKVSIKQSFLHSYQVVMYLSSGLVLLGSICSALMVSYHPDSDEVENQRPAP, from the coding sequence TTGAGTAATTCTCAGAAAAAGTGGGCGTTGGCAGCTACCATTATCGCTTCAAGTATGGGTTTTGTGAATGGCTCAGTTGTAAATGTTGCTTTGCCGGCTATTCAAGTTGCTCTTGATGCTACGGTGGCGGATATGCAGTGGGTGATTAGTGCGTATGCCTTTATTTTGGGGACCCTTATTTTAACTGGTGGTTCAGCGGGTGATTATTATGGCCGAAAACGAATGTTTGGGCTTGGTATAGTTATCTTTCTGTTTTCTACCGTTTGGTGTGGGTTGGCTCCAAATGTACAGCAATTGATTTTTGGTCGTGGCGGACAGGCCGTAGGTGGGGCGTTCATGATTCCGGGTAGTTTAGCTATTATTACTGATATCTATGAAGAAGGGCAGCGAGGTAAGGCTATAGGCACTTGGTCGGCGGCAACAGCGTTGTCAACGGCAGCCGGGCCATTGCTGGGGGGCTTGCTTGTGGATTACTTGTCTTGGCGATTTATCTTTTTTATTAGCGTTCCCATGGCTTTATCTGCATTGGCTATTCTGTATTGGCGGATCCCGAAAGGGGATACTACGCAAAAATCTGATACGCCCGATTTTAGCGGTGCCCTGCTTGCAACGGTGGGAATAGGCATGATTTGTTATGGGTTGATTAATGGATCAGAACGTGGCATTACAGATATAGTTGTGCTTATAAATATACTTGGCGGGTTAATGGTAATGGGGGGATTTATTTGGAATGAAAAGAGGGTAAAAAACCCTATGGTGCCGCTATCACTTTTTAGTTCAACAACGTTTACCGGTGCCAATCTGGTAACGCTATTTCTTTACTTTGCGTTGGGAGGGGTCTTTTTTTTAATGCCATTTAACCTTATTCATGCGCAAGGATATTCTGCTACTGCAGCGGGGGCAGCATTTATTCCTTTTCCACTGTTGGTTGGCGGGCTTTCCCGTTGGTCAGGCGGACTTATTGTACGTTATGGTGCACGGCCATTACTTATTGTTGGTCCTGCATTAACCAGTATTGGGTTTTTGCTATTAGGTTATTATGGAGTAGAAAGTTCATATTGGACGAATTTTCTACCGGGATTTACGTTCATGGGGCTCGGGATAGCTATCAGTTTTGCTCCCCTGCAAACCACCGTAATGAGCTCCGTGGAGCAATCCGTTGCGGGCACGGCCTCCGGAGTTAATAAAGCTATCTCTCGGTTATCGGGTATGTTGGCGGTAGCACTGTTAGGTGCTTTGGCAATACACATTTTTGGAAATGATATACTTGAATGGATGCAGCAAAATAACGTATCGGCTGAAATCCAGCAGCAGATGCTCAGCGAAAAAGCCAGCCTGGCAAAAGCAAAAATACCGGGTCAAGCTTCTGGCCAGGTAAAAGAAGGGCTTAAAGTATCTATTAAACAATCATTCTTGCATAGTTATCAGGTTGTGATGTATTTGTCATCGGGTTTAGTACTTTTGGGATCGATATGTTCTGCGCTGATGGTGAGCTACCACCCCGATAGTGATGAGGTTGAAAATCAACGTCCCGCCCCATAG